The following nucleotide sequence is from Kineobactrum salinum.
TGGATGCAGCCCAGAGTGTGTTCCGGGAACGCGCTCGCCTCAACCAGTGGGCGATGCAGGGTGCGGTTGGGGAGGCATAGCGGCCGGGAAGCCCTCTGACGGAAGTGTCGGCTGTGCAATGCACTCGCCGCTTGCTTCATCCGGGAGAGATGGGATCGCTGGCCGGAAATGTCTCTTTCAGCGCCTCGTCCACGTCATTTTGCTGGCCGGTCGCGGCTTGGTACTGAATGAGGTCAACAATCCCCAGAAGTTTGTCCTGCCCATCGAGGACCGCCAGATGGCTAACATCGTCCTGCCTGGCGCTGGCTGCGAGCGACTCCAGTTCATCTTCGCCCCTGCAGGTCATGGGGGGGATGCGGATGACGTCAGCCACCGG
It contains:
- a CDS encoding CBS domain-containing protein; its protein translation is MKVESAMQSVAGQLNAADSLETAAGMLEHRRVTALPVFQRDGSLLGLLTAKDVARASFDRQVTPAAPVADVIRIPPMTCRGEDELESLAASARQDDVSHLAVLDGQDKLLGIVDLIQYQAATGQQNDVDEALKETFPASDPISPG